A single region of the Halorussus gelatinilyticus genome encodes:
- a CDS encoding DUF790 family protein — protein MLTKDLLRVSRAGGGYAPRFAGREHRPLAARVLGTFQGHVGEPRSDLDSALADLEGEADHFKLVRGFAKLLDREAVFETRAPVPPERARRTAFEAAEQVGVVSEAERDEALGRAGDRLAADPDDVAGSLYADLDERQVLAAFEARWDPDQLLAQYNLSLAQTALFDATELRVRTSDPKALVSAVKRLRLMYEIRKEGDGDGNGGRETALSEREVVVTGPDALFRSTRRYGTRFARLLRTVAKADSWTLSATIDDHGTERTLSLSDADPVRVPGVEPVADVTFDSGVEADFAARFESLDSDWELTREPEPLETGARVMIPDFAFDYRHADFRVFFEVMGFWTPEYVEKKLSQLETVEDVEMVVAVDESLGVGEEIAARDHRAIPYSGTIRLKDVRDALRRYEDELVAENAADLPDELAPAADAISLAALADERGVSEDAIEEKSFPDHELVGRTLVRPAVLDALREEIEAGMTFSAAEDALASRGIEDASAVLSELGFAVEWEGLSGGTVREKESA, from the coding sequence ATGCTCACCAAGGACCTGCTTCGCGTCTCCAGAGCCGGCGGGGGCTACGCGCCCCGGTTCGCCGGGCGGGAACACCGGCCGCTGGCCGCGCGGGTCCTCGGCACGTTTCAGGGCCACGTCGGCGAACCCAGAAGCGACCTCGATTCGGCGCTCGCGGACCTCGAAGGCGAGGCCGACCACTTCAAGCTGGTCCGTGGGTTCGCCAAACTCCTCGACCGCGAGGCGGTCTTCGAGACCCGCGCTCCGGTCCCGCCCGAGCGCGCCCGCCGGACCGCTTTCGAGGCCGCCGAGCAGGTCGGCGTCGTCTCCGAAGCCGAACGCGACGAGGCACTCGGGCGCGCCGGCGACCGCCTCGCCGCCGACCCCGACGACGTCGCCGGCTCGCTGTACGCCGACTTGGACGAGCGACAGGTCCTCGCGGCGTTCGAGGCGCGCTGGGACCCCGACCAACTGCTCGCGCAGTACAACCTGTCGCTGGCCCAGACCGCGCTGTTCGACGCGACCGAACTCCGGGTCCGCACCTCCGACCCGAAGGCGCTCGTCTCGGCGGTCAAGCGCCTGCGCCTGATGTACGAGATTCGGAAGGAAGGCGACGGAGACGGGAACGGCGGACGCGAAACGGCCCTCTCCGAGCGCGAGGTCGTCGTCACGGGTCCCGACGCGCTCTTCCGCTCGACGCGGCGCTACGGCACCCGGTTCGCGCGCTTGCTCCGGACCGTCGCCAAGGCCGACTCGTGGACGCTCTCGGCGACCATCGACGACCACGGCACCGAACGCACGCTCTCGCTGTCGGACGCCGACCCGGTTCGCGTGCCGGGCGTCGAACCGGTCGCGGACGTGACCTTCGACAGCGGCGTCGAGGCCGACTTCGCCGCCAGATTCGAGTCGCTGGACTCCGACTGGGAGCTGACGCGCGAACCCGAACCGCTCGAAACCGGCGCGCGGGTGATGATTCCGGACTTCGCGTTCGACTACCGCCACGCCGACTTCCGGGTCTTCTTCGAGGTCATGGGGTTCTGGACGCCCGAGTACGTCGAGAAGAAGCTCTCGCAGCTCGAAACCGTCGAGGACGTGGAGATGGTGGTCGCGGTGGACGAGAGCCTCGGCGTCGGCGAGGAGATCGCCGCCCGCGACCACCGCGCGATTCCGTACTCCGGGACGATTCGGCTCAAGGACGTGCGCGACGCACTCCGGCGTTACGAGGACGAGTTGGTCGCCGAGAACGCCGCGGACCTGCCCGACGAACTCGCCCCGGCGGCCGACGCGATTTCGCTCGCCGCGCTCGCCGACGAGCGCGGCGTCAGCGAGGACGCCATCGAGGAGAAATCGTTCCCGGACCACGAACTCGTCGGGCGGACGCTCGTCCGGCCCGCCGTCTTGGACGCGCTCCGCGAGGAAATCGAGGCCGGGATGACGTTCTCGGCGGCCGAGGACGCGCTGGCGAGTCGCGGCATCGAGGACGCGAGCGCGGTCCTCTCGGAACTGGGGTTCGCCGTCGAGTGGGAGGGGCTGAGCGGCGGCACCGTGCGGGAGAAAGAGAGCGCGTAG
- a CDS encoding DUF7122 family protein: MSDDGRTGDSPTNDGQRFDRLPATADDREVEGRATREEVLDWWDQRFAIPPESFEEYTFWEKGKGKIWILRGDVASPIRIEALGMKFLRTRQEHWKPTTNAVQRFGREASENVVELTREQARRFVSGEDQELDWDGDWGYLVAAHELAGELEPLGVGLFVHGELKSPVPKGRQRDL, from the coding sequence ATGAGCGACGACGGACGGACGGGAGACTCCCCGACCAACGACGGCCAGCGGTTCGACCGCCTGCCGGCGACGGCCGACGACCGGGAGGTCGAGGGGCGCGCAACCCGCGAGGAGGTGCTGGACTGGTGGGACCAGCGATTCGCAATTCCGCCCGAGAGCTTCGAGGAGTACACCTTCTGGGAGAAGGGCAAGGGCAAAATCTGGATTCTCCGCGGCGACGTCGCCTCGCCCATCCGCATCGAAGCCCTCGGGATGAAGTTCCTCCGGACGCGCCAAGAACACTGGAAGCCGACGACGAACGCGGTCCAGCGGTTCGGCCGCGAGGCGAGCGAGAACGTCGTGGAACTCACCCGCGAGCAGGCCCGGCGGTTCGTCAGCGGCGAGGACCAGGAACTCGACTGGGACGGCGACTGGGGGTATCTGGTCGCCGCCCACGAACTCGCCGGCGAACTCGAACCGCTCGGCGTGGGTCTGTTCGTCCACGGCGAACTCAAGAGTCCGGTGCCGAAGGGTCGCCAGCGCGACCTCTGA
- a CDS encoding methyltransferase — MPVNPNFLERLLLFGLDRAPTPMLDLFGAAGFEAVALASKLGVFDALGERELTLQALADELDASEAGLAPFLAFLDAQRYVAEDGGRYRNTTMTRKWLVSDSETNVAPWLVFWDELVFPFWDEHLETVVREGEPPRTIYEWFDEEPSRWDLAQRGFRAAASVLVDEVSRKVDVPRGATRLLDVGGGHGLYAADLCRRRPGLEATVFDYPEALSVARAEIAESGLGDRMRVRGGDYWSDDLGDGYDIALVFNVIHANDPAENVRLFERVADALAPGGRIVVLDQLEGSASMPVSAAGLRFVGLTYRVTLDAAVHPYRSVADWLTSAGFERVGRTPIRRASPGNALVQATKSA; from the coding sequence GTGCCCGTCAACCCGAACTTCCTCGAACGACTCCTGCTGTTCGGTCTCGACCGCGCCCCGACTCCGATGCTCGACCTGTTCGGCGCCGCCGGGTTCGAGGCCGTCGCGCTGGCGTCGAAGCTGGGGGTCTTCGACGCGCTCGGCGAGCGAGAACTGACCCTGCAGGCTCTCGCCGACGAACTCGACGCCAGCGAGGCGGGACTGGCTCCCTTCCTCGCGTTCCTCGACGCCCAGCGGTACGTCGCCGAAGACGGCGGTCGCTACCGCAACACGACGATGACCCGGAAGTGGCTGGTCTCGGACTCCGAGACGAACGTCGCTCCGTGGCTGGTGTTCTGGGACGAACTCGTCTTCCCGTTCTGGGACGAACACCTCGAAACGGTCGTCCGAGAGGGCGAACCGCCCCGGACTATCTACGAGTGGTTCGACGAGGAGCCGTCTCGGTGGGACCTCGCCCAGCGAGGGTTCCGGGCCGCCGCGAGCGTGCTGGTGGACGAGGTGAGTCGGAAGGTGGACGTGCCCCGCGGCGCGACTCGGCTCCTCGACGTTGGCGGCGGCCACGGCCTGTACGCCGCCGACCTCTGCCGCCGCCGTCCCGGGCTCGAAGCCACCGTCTTCGACTACCCCGAGGCTCTGTCGGTCGCTCGGGCCGAAATCGCCGAGAGCGGCCTCGGCGACCGAATGCGCGTCAGAGGCGGCGACTACTGGAGCGACGACCTCGGCGACGGGTACGACATCGCGCTCGTCTTCAACGTCATCCACGCTAACGACCCCGCGGAGAACGTCCGCCTCTTCGAGCGGGTCGCGGACGCGCTCGCGCCCGGCGGTCGCATCGTCGTCCTCGACCAACTGGAGGGGTCGGCGTCGATGCCGGTGAGTGCGGCCGGACTCCGCTTCGTCGGACTCACCTACCGAGTTACGCTCGACGCGGCGGTTCACCCCTACCGGTCGGTCGCCGACTGGCTAACGTCGGCCGGGTTCGAGCGCGTCGGTCGGACGCCGATTCGGCGGGCCAGTCCGGGGAACGCGCTCGTTCAAGCGACGAAGTCGGCCTAA
- a CDS encoding proteasome assembly chaperone family protein: MASVTVVDEDVSLDQPTLIEGLPGVGLVGKIATDHLVETFDMTYYASIDCEGLPRISVYEESSRDLRPPVRLYADEERDLVALQSDVPVSASASSDFASCVGDWLADRDATAIYMSGLPHQKEADEVPSLYGVATGDAGDRLDDHDIALPTERGAVSGPTGALLHESGARDRDAFGLIVESDPQFPDPEAARVLIEHGISPLAGVEPDTDDLVEHAEEISEQKEQLAQRMQEADTDESSQAQSIRMFQ, translated from the coding sequence ATGGCATCCGTCACCGTCGTCGACGAGGACGTGTCGCTCGACCAACCGACCCTAATCGAGGGGCTGCCGGGCGTCGGACTGGTCGGCAAGATAGCGACCGACCATCTCGTGGAGACGTTCGACATGACCTACTACGCCAGCATCGACTGCGAGGGGCTTCCCCGCATCTCGGTCTACGAGGAGTCGAGTCGGGACCTCCGCCCGCCGGTCCGCCTCTACGCCGACGAGGAGCGGGACCTCGTGGCGCTCCAGAGCGACGTGCCGGTCTCGGCCTCCGCCTCGTCGGACTTCGCCTCGTGCGTCGGCGACTGGCTCGCGGACCGCGACGCGACGGCCATCTACATGAGCGGGCTTCCACACCAGAAGGAGGCCGACGAGGTTCCGTCGCTGTACGGCGTTGCGACCGGCGACGCCGGCGACCGACTGGACGACCACGACATCGCCCTGCCGACCGAGCGCGGTGCAGTCAGCGGTCCCACGGGCGCGCTCCTGCACGAGTCGGGGGCGCGAGACCGCGACGCCTTCGGTCTCATCGTGGAGAGCGACCCGCAGTTCCCCGACCCGGAGGCCGCCCGCGTCCTCATCGAACACGGCATCTCCCCGTTGGCGGGCGTCGAACCGGACACCGACGACCTCGTGGAACACGCCGAGGAGATAAGCGAGCAGAAAGAGCAACTCGCCCAGCGCATGCAGGAGGCCGACACCGACGAGAGTTCGCAGGCGCAGTCGATTCGGATGTTCCAATGA
- a CDS encoding RsmB/NOP family class I SAM-dependent RNA methyltransferase — translation MEKLERYEPLVEDFDAFLDACQRPLPSVVRVNTIKATPERATAALDEEGVDWTGREWSDTVLELDTDSPGSTWASYHGWIHGQEEVSAIPAEVLAPEPGERVWDACAAPGSKTTQLAALMDDSGLVVANDNNLGRLSALRFNTERLGVTNAAVTNTDSRNFSLKPFDFDSFDKALVDVPCSCEGTIRKNPTALDDWTMDHVRSVAGVQKGILRRAIQATKEGGTVVYSTCTFAPEENEAVLDHALDVEDCRLVEFDFPLDSRPGVTEFEGEAYDESVRKAKRFYPHHNDTGGFFCAKLEVTG, via the coding sequence ATGGAGAAACTGGAGCGCTACGAACCGCTGGTCGAGGACTTCGACGCCTTCCTCGACGCGTGCCAGCGCCCGCTCCCGTCGGTCGTCAGGGTCAACACCATCAAGGCGACCCCGGAGCGAGCGACGGCGGCGCTGGACGAGGAGGGCGTCGACTGGACCGGCCGCGAGTGGTCCGACACCGTGCTGGAGTTGGACACGGACAGCCCCGGCAGTACGTGGGCGTCCTACCACGGCTGGATTCACGGGCAGGAAGAGGTCTCGGCGATTCCCGCCGAAGTCCTCGCGCCCGAACCCGGCGAGCGCGTCTGGGACGCCTGCGCCGCGCCGGGGAGCAAGACGACCCAACTCGCCGCGCTGATGGACGATTCGGGGCTGGTCGTCGCCAACGACAACAACCTCGGGCGACTCTCCGCGTTGCGGTTCAACACCGAGCGACTGGGCGTGACCAACGCCGCGGTCACGAACACCGACTCGCGGAACTTCTCGCTCAAGCCCTTCGACTTCGATTCGTTCGACAAGGCGCTGGTGGACGTTCCCTGCTCGTGCGAGGGGACCATCCGGAAGAACCCGACCGCGCTGGACGACTGGACGATGGACCACGTCCGGAGCGTCGCCGGGGTCCAGAAGGGCATCCTCCGGCGCGCGATTCAGGCGACGAAGGAGGGCGGCACCGTGGTCTACTCGACCTGCACGTTCGCGCCCGAGGAGAACGAGGCGGTCCTCGACCACGCGCTCGACGTCGAAGACTGCCGACTCGTGGAGTTCGACTTCCCGCTCGACTCGCGGCCCGGCGTCACCGAGTTCGAGGGCGAGGCTTACGACGAGAGCGTCCGGAAGGCGAAGCGGTTCTACCCCCACCACAACGACACCGGCGGGTTCTTCTGCGCGAAACTGGAGGTGACGGGATGA